One segment of Triticum aestivum cultivar Chinese Spring chromosome 2A, IWGSC CS RefSeq v2.1, whole genome shotgun sequence DNA contains the following:
- the LOC123189741 gene encoding E3 ubiquitin-protein ligase WAV3, which yields MESAWRKAKRALALRLCVLAPAEGDGGDGRPAASGAGGCRGEAAVTVGSAPEEPAAGGGGALRRSKSGSRSSSKRKCAICFDSMRSGHGQALFTAECSHKFHFHCISSNVKHGNHVCPVCRAKWKEIPLNRSLSSNIPDGRRGINGVQLPQQDAYVALLHQVPNRQQGVRRLHTSEPTDFNDDEPLQQTEATDSLNSRSKKTAEISTYPEFSSIPQSSSQAGFSVLIHLKAPSASSDQVTGRLVNESSVRSPSGRAPVDLVTVIDISGSMAGTKLALLKRAMGFVIQHLGPSDRLSVIAFSSSARRLFHLQRMSHYGRQQALQAINSLGAGGGTNIAEALKKATKVIEDRSYKNSVCSIILLSDGQDTYNLSSNVRGGPKDYSTLVPQSILDDTRRMLPIHAFGFGADHDSDSLHSIAEASGGTFSFIEDEGVMQDAFAQCIDGLLSVVVQEMRLNMECVHPGVQLCSIKSGSYPSMMARDGRSCSVDIGHLYADEERDILLSANIPQCREQTSLLKVACSYRDLTNETIKLQVDEVKINRPTSAISEHVSIEVDRERNRIQAADSIESARAAAERGALAEAVTILEDCRRRLSESFASRSGDRLSLALDAELREMQERMASRQLYEASGRAYMLSGLSSHSWQRATTRGDSTESSTIVHSYQTPSMVQMLQHSQSHIPSPPGQQPQARPPRPSAR from the exons atggagagCGCGTGGAGGAAGGCCAAGCGGGCGCTGGCCCTCCGTCTCTGCGTGCTCGCCCCcgccgagggcgacggcggcgatgggaGGCCGGCGGCGTCGGGCGCCGGCGGGTGTCGGGGCGAGGCGGCCGTGACGGTGGGGTCGGCGCCCGAGGagccggcggctggcggcggcggcgcgttgcGGAGGTCCAAGTCCGGGAGCAGGTCCTCCTCCAAG AGGAAATGTGCAATATGCTTTGACTCTATGAGATCAGGCCATGGTCAAGCCTTGTTCACTGCAGAATGCTCTCATAAGTTCCATTTTCACTGCATTTCATCCAATGTGAAACATGGGAATCATGTCTGCCCAGTCTGCCGGGCAAAGTGGAAAGAGATACCCTTGAATCGCTCACTCTCTTCCAACATTCCTGATGGAAGACGTGGAATTAATGGAGTCCAATTGCCACAACAAGATGCCTATGTGGCTCTTCTCCATCAAGTTCCAAACCGTCAGCAAGGAGTTCGTCGCTTACATACTTCTGAGCCaacagacttcaatgacgatgaaccTTTACAGCAGACAGAAGCTACTGACAGTCTTAATTCTCGGTCTAAGAAGACTGCAGAAATCAGTACATATCCAGAATTCTCATCCATTCCACAGTCATCATCTCAAGCTGGATTTTCTGTCCTGATCCACCTGAAAGCTCCCAGTGCTAGCTCAGACCAGGTCACAGGCAGATTGGTCAATGAAAGCTCAGTTAGATCCCCAAGCGGACGTGCTCCTGTTGATCTTGTCACAGTGATTGATATTAGTGGCAGTATGGCAGGCACCAAGCTGGCACTGCTAAAGCGGGCAATGGGCTTTGTGATTCAACACCTTGGTCCATCTGATCGCCTTTCTGTAATTGCTTTCTCATCTTCTGCCCGAAGGCTGTTCCACCTTCAGCGCATGTCGCATTATGGCAGGCAGCAGGCTTTGCAGGCTATTAACTCGCTTGGTGCTGGTGGTGGCACAAACATTGCTGAAGCACTTAAGAAAGCTACAAAGGTGATTGAGGATCGCAGCTATAAAAATTCAGTGTGCAGCATCATTCTTCTGTCTGACGGGCAAGATACATACAACCTTAGCTCAAATGTTCGAGGGGGCCCGAAAGATTATAGCACACTTGTCCCACAGTCTATTCTGGATGATACACGGCGTATGCTGCCTATTCATGCTTTTGGATTTGGAGCAGACCATGATTCAGACTCCCTGCATTCAATTGCTGAAGCTTCTGGTGGCACATTTTCCTTTATCGAAGATGAAGGCGTGATGCAGGATGCGTTTGCTCAATGCATTGATGGGCTTCTTAGTGTTGTCGTACAGGAGATGCGACTCAACATGGAATGTGTTCATCCTGGTGTTCAACTCTGTTCCATCAAATCTGGTAGCTACCCAAGCATGATGGCAAGGGATGGGCGGAGCTGTTCAGTTGATATTGGTCATCTGTATGCTGATGAGGAGAGGGACATTTTGCTGTCGGCGAACATCCCACAGTGTCGCGAACAGACCTCACTGTTAAAGGTTGCTTGTTCTTACAGGGATCTAACTAATGAGACCATCAAGCTTCAAGTAGATGAGGTGAAGATCAACAGGCCGACATCCGCCATATCTGAACATGTATCCATTGAGGTTGACCGTGAGAGGAACCGCATACAGGCCGCTGATTCTATCGAATCTGCGAGGGCTGCTGCTGAGAGGGGTGCTCTTGCCGAGGCTGTGACAATTCTGGAGGACTGCAGGAGGAGACTATCAGAGTCTTTTGCAAGCAGGAGCGGGGACCGTCTTTCCTTGGCCCTTGACGCAGAGCTGAGGGAGATGCAGGAGAGGATGGCGAGTCGCCAGCTCTATGAAGCTTCAGGGAGGGCATACATGCTATCTGGACTGAGCTCGCACTCCTGGCAGCGAGCGACGACACGCGGGGACTCGACAGAGAGCAGCACCATTGTTCACTCCTATCAGACGCCATCCATGGTTCAGATGTTACAGCATTCCCAGAGCCACATCCCTTCGCCGCCGGGCCAGCAGCCACAAGCCCGGCCACCCAGGCCGTCGGCGAGGTAG